In Topomyia yanbarensis strain Yona2022 chromosome 2, ASM3024719v1, whole genome shotgun sequence, one DNA window encodes the following:
- the LOC131686134 gene encoding uncharacterized protein LOC131686134, producing the protein MAPLPSARLAHHERAFTYTGVDYFGPLLVKLGRSNVKRWVALFTCLTIRAVHLEIAYTLSTESCISCVRRFVGRRGPPAEFFSDNGTNFQGADRVLQHQISQGLSATFTSANTKWNFIPPGAPHMGGAWERLVQSVKAAMKEAYSEGKLDDEGLQTLVVEAESVVNSRPLTYLPLESEETEALTPNHFLLLSSNGMKQMNYEDEGPKQFSESVRCRILGDSWEQIQHQLNVFWGRWLVEYLPVIRRQPKWFSETPSLKPGDLVMVAEPTRRSGWERGRIVCLKQHADGRHRRAVVKIGDKICVRPVSRLALLDVKRSGAPADSGLHPGETVNAETVELATLPGKGNASASKQSSNS; encoded by the coding sequence ATGGCACCACTGCCATCTGCCCGCTTAGCCCATCACGAGCGAGCTTTCACCTACACAGGGGTGGATTATTTCGGACCATTGCTGGTGAAGTTGGGACGATCCAATGTAAAGCGATGGGTCGCACTGTTCACCTGCCTAACGATTCGTGCCGTACACCTAGAAATCGCCTACACACTATCAACGGAGTCCTGTATTTCGTGCGTCCGCCGATTCGTTGGACGGCGCGGGCCACCTGCCGAGTTTTTCAGCGACAACGGAACGAATTTCCAAGGAGCCGATCGAGTACTGCAGCACCAGATAAGCCAGGGGCTGTCCGCAACGTTTACCAGTGCAAACACGAAGTGGAACTTCATACCACCAGGAGCGCCACACATGGGCGGAGCGTGGGAACGCCTAGTACAGTCCGTTAAAGCTGCAATGAAAGAAGCGTATTCCGAGGGGAAGCTTGACGACGAGGGGTTGCAGACGTTGGTCGTGGAGGCTGAAAGTGTCGTAAACTCAAGGCCTCTGACGTATCTGCCATTGGAGAGCGAGGAGACCGAGGCCCTCACCCCGAACCACTTCCTGTTGTTAAGTTCGAATGGGATGAAGCAAATGAACTACGAAGATGAAGGACCGAAACAGTTCAGCGAATCAGTTCGGTGTCGAATCCTGGGGGATTCCTGGGAGCAGATCCAGCATCAGCTAAATGTATTCTGGGGGCGCTGGTTGGTGGAATATCTGCCGGTGATCCGCCGGCAACCGAAATGGTTCAGCGAGACACCATCATTGAAACCAGGCGACCTGGTGATGGTCGCGGAGCCGACGAGACGGAGTGGCTGGGAGCGAGGGCGAATAGTTTGCCTGAAGCAGCATGCGGACGGCAGACATCGACGAGCGGTCGTGAAGATAGGCGACAAGATCTGTGTTCGACCGGTGTCGCGGTTGGCCTTGCTCGACGTCAAGAGGAGTGGAGCTCCGGCAGACTCCGGACTACACCCGGGGGAGACTGTCAACGCAGAAACCGTCGAGCTAGCAACACTGCCTGGCAAAGGCAACGCGTCAGCGTCAAAGCAAAGCAGCAACAGTTAA